From one Rosa rugosa chromosome 4, drRosRugo1.1, whole genome shotgun sequence genomic stretch:
- the LOC133742101 gene encoding uncharacterized protein LOC133742101: MARTKRKEREPSDDDEDYQEVESEDEEHDRTIHRKKNSKKSLKKSKKRRQEEIEEEEEEEEEPSLKQILKKSLKKSKKKRQEETEEEEKVEQSPNKGSSLVLFQKTEAAPKRKRNVKPGHVQYRCTLISFLNTIKDNKKNLSARTLDLLRQSPFGNIVDAFHGGYIEEKSAKKSDDFITLLLQAYDHETDLFFFGKKKFRISTRDISKILGMPEKGDLVPKTSEGAYQSDFVQQFFSNTARVNKKAVEKALQDALKDNPTTEDGIEKKDKNVARLILLDLSIKFLFPNAGGTISWDYVKACENLDKIGSYDWAREVGSFLKKSIKTLKKKKESSSPYGNTGGCVLIILYWFCQKTGKINPISGRENEDHGMRKWDIQKLIQNWTSFNSLKKLEKIFENLKEDREESESEEEENRSDEAKTVPEREEKGTDDQNCENKEDNLQVEVAEQETTSEKNKWEKELQKKEEEIRYITVEKDNLKTKLNEKEQELRKITEEMMNLEERNATLVTDNFCLASSVKELEIKLKELEQMLSQKTHTSTAAQQHSSPPPTSAEEKNESNGAASKAAENAENKDQSTVEEAQSHGICTVEECAAAAAAQSPPHCTVQEETQSTTPSQKDSLFQSPTVCMLTVEEMEKQADMFQIVKSPVAARGLPLCTLSPEKEEKTPEENKKGELTMRLTEQHSGETVSSMGLYSYVVRLKNRRRIQKKDNIYWWGDVKAKRKKKAKEIEQRLKEAEKKEKEEKEKEMKASLPDAERKRLEQMVAQQKLDDVPEDVREAIRQMDAAENAQINKEQEEKKLPPEVVDWEESKVYKFMDQDTKRRVQKYWQNAPSGVYFWDGRQYGAQVSRQDLKDMIMDEPIASNCIECYGILLTDQLLEKESQGLDVPTFMNPFCWNSAENLTVYYVHLYLCEPLFQNLARSNYILFPISHESGFHHTLLIFDKELKNWYHCDSKRPKKSSTGKSFKNVQKMVDMVELWMTAVKEQADDMLEQGCRMKFDEKNSSEEELKMMEVPLTETERESIKWIKNNYKTKMAVTELKDNPQQGEDSLDCGLFVMYTMEKISKKGKIPKKLTKDDILKFRAHVVKSFAESRHSWNSTHEES; encoded by the exons atggcaagaacaaaaagaaaagaaagggaaccaagcgatgatgacgaagactaccaagaggtggaatcagaagatgaagaacacgatcgaacgatacacagaaaaaagaattcgaagaagagcttgaagaaatcaaaaaaaaggagacaggaagaaatagaagaagaagaagaagaagaagaagaaccatcacTGAAGCAGATTCTcaagaagagcttgaagaaatcaaaaaaaaaaagacaggaagaaacagaagaagaagaaaaagtagaacaatcaccaaacaagggttcctctttggtgctatttcaaaaaactgaagcagcaccaaagaggaagagaaatgtgaaaccaggacatgtgcagtacaggtgcacattaataagtttcttgaacacaattaaagataacaagaagaatctcagtgcaagaacattagatttgctcaggcagtcaccatttggaaatattgtcgatgcattccatggtggctacatagaggagaagtcagccaagaaatctgatgatttcattacactcctcctgcaggcctacgaccatgaaactgacctcttcttctttggaaagaagaaattcaggatctcgacaagagatatttcaaagatCCTAGGAATGCCAGAAAAAGGTGACTTGGTCCCAAAGACTTCTGAGGGTGCATATCAGTCCGACTTTGTCCAGCAGTTTTTTTCAAACACAGCGAGAGTTAACAAGAAAGCCGTGGAGAAAGCTCTGCAAGATGCGCTGAAAGACAATCCAACAACAGAGGATGGGATTGAGAAGAAGGACAAAAATgtggcaagattaatcttgctggacttgtccatcaagtttctgttcccaaacgcaggaggaacaatttcatgggactacgtcaaagcctgcgaaaatttggataaaatcggatcttatgactgggcaagggaagttggaagcttcttaaaaaagtctataaagactttgaaaaagaaaaaggagtcaaGCAGCCCATATGGTAACACGGGGGGCTGCGTTCTGATAATACTG tactggttctgtcaaaagactggaaaaatcaacccaatatctggaagggagaacgaagatcatgggatgagaaaatgggacatccagaagctgatacagaattggacaagttttaacagcttgaaaaaactagag aaaatctttgaaaacctgaaggaggatagagaggaatcagaatccgaggaagaggagaatagatcagatgaagcaaagacagttccggaaagagaggaaaaaggaactgatgatcagaattgtgaaaacaaagaagataacctacaagttgaggtggctgaacaggaaacaacttcagaaaaaaacaagtgggagaaagagcttcagaaaaaggaggaggagataagaTATATCACTGTGGAGAAAGATAATTTGAAGACAAAACTGAACGAAAAGGAACAGGAACTGAGGAAAATCACGGAGGAAATGATGAATCTGGAGGAACGAAATGCTACACTTGTGACCGACAATTTCTGCCTTGCATCATCGGTGAAGGAgttggagataaaattgaaagaattggagcaaatgttgagccaaaagactcacacctcaacagcagctcagcagcacagctccccaccacctacctctgcagaagaaaaaaatgaatcaaatggaGCTGCATCTAAGGCTGCTGAAAACGCAGAAAATAAAGATCAATCGACTGTTGAGGAAGCTCAGTCCCATGGCATCTGCACAGTCGAAGAatgtgcagcagcagcagcagctcaatctccacctcactgcacagtgcaagaagaaactcaatcgACAACTCCATCGCAAAAGGACTCACTGTTCCAGAGCCCCACAGTCTGCATGCTCACAgtcgaagaaatggaaaaacaagCTGACATGTTTCAGATAGTAAAAAGTCCTGTAGCTGCGCGTGGCCTTCCACTTTGTACGTTGAGCCCagagaaagaggagaagacACCAGAGGAGAACAAAAAAGGAGAGTTAACAATGCGCCTTACAGAGCAACATTCTGGTGAAACTGTATCATCAATGGGTCTCTACTCTTACGTTGTGAGATTAAAGAATAGGAGAAGAATACAGAAAAAGGACAACATTTACTGGTGGGGGGATGTGAAAGCAAAAcgaaagaagaaagcaaaggagattgaacagagattgaaagaggctgaaaagaaagaaaaagaagaaaaagaaaaggagatgaAGGCCTCACTGCCAGATGCTGAACGTAAAAGGCTAGAACAGATGGTAGCACAACAGAAGTTGGACGATGTACCAGAGGATGTTCGGGAAGCAATAAGACAGATGGACGCTGCAGAAAATGCACAAATCAATAAAGAGCAAGAAGAGAAGAAGCTACCTCCTGAGGTCGTAGACTGGGAGGAGAGCAAAGTATACAAATTTATGGACCAAGACACCAAGAGGAGAGTCCAGAAATACTggcaaaatgcaccatcagg AGTATACTTCTGGGATGGAAGACAGTATGGAGCACAAGTTTCAAGACAGGATTTAAAAGACATGATCATGGACGAACCGATAGCAAGCAATTGCATCGAATGTTATGGAATTCTCTTGACTGATCAGCTGTTGGAGAAAGAATCACAAGGATTGGATGTCCCAACTTTTATGAATCCCTTTTGCTGG aattctgcagaaaatttgacGGTGTATTATGTACATCTGTACCTATGCGAACCACTGTTCCAGAATCTGGCAAGATCCAACTATATATTGTTCCCAATCTCACATGAATCAGGATTTCATCATACACTGCTCATTTTTGACAAGGAATTAAAGAACTGGTACCACTGTGATTCAAAAAGACCGAAAAAATCATCAACtggaaaatcctttaaaaatgtACAAAAAATG GTTGACATGGTAGAACTTTGGATGACAGCAGTAAAAGAACAAGCCGATGACATGCTGGAACAGGGATGCagaatgaaatttgatgaaaagaacagttcagaagaagaactgaaaatgATGGAAGTTCCATTGACTGAAACCGAGAGAGAAAGCATAAAGTGGATCAAGAATAACTATAAAACAAAAATGGCAGTGACAGAACTCAAAGACAACCCTCAGCAAGGAGAAGATTC ATTGGATTGCGGACTTTTTGTAATGTACACAATGGAGAAAATTTCGAAAAAAGGGAAAATTCCAAAGAAGCTCACAAAGGATGATATTTTGAAGTTTAGAGCTCATGTTGTAAAGTCATTTGCAGAAAGTAGGCACAGCTGGAACTCAACACATGAAGAATCGTAG